A stretch of the Lactuca sativa cultivar Salinas chromosome 9, Lsat_Salinas_v11, whole genome shotgun sequence genome encodes the following:
- the LOC128128645 gene encoding photosystem II D2 protein-like gives MTIALGKVTKDENDLFDIMDDWLRRDRFVFVGWSGLLLFPCAYFAVGGWFTGTTFVTSWYTHGLASSYLEGCNFLTAAVSTPANSLAHSLLLLWGPEAQGDFTRWCQLGGLWTFVALQGAFGLIGFMLRQFELARSVQLRPYNAIAFSGPIAVFVSVLLIYPLGQSGWFFAPSFGVAAIFRFILFFQGFHN, from the coding sequence ATGACTATAGCCCTTGGTAAAGTTACCAAAGACGAAAATGATTTGTTTGATATTATGGATGACTGGTTACGGAGGGACCGTTTCGTTTTTGTAGGCTGGTCCGGCCTATTGCTCTTTCCTTGTGCCTATTTCGCTGTAGGGGGTTGGTTCACAGGTACAACCTTTGTAACTtcatggtatacccatggatTGGCCAGTTCCTATTTGGAAGGCTGCAATTTCTTAACTGCCGCAGTTTCTACTCCTGCGAATAGTTTAGCACATTCTTTGTTATTACTATGGGGTCCTGAAGCACAAGGAGATTTTACTCGTTGGTGTCAATTAGGCGGTCTGTGGACTTTTGTTGCTCTCCAAGGCGCTTTCGGACTAATAGGTTTCATGTTGCGTCAATTCGAACTTGCGCGATCTGTTCAATTGCGACCTTATAATGCAATCGCATTCTCTGGTCCAATTGCCGTTTTTGTTTCTGTATTGCTGATTTATCCACTAGGTCAGTCTGGTTGGTTCTTTGCGCCTAGTTTTGGTGTAGCAGCTATATTTCGATTTATCCTCTTTTTTCAAGGATTTCATAACTAG
- the LOC128129014 gene encoding acetyl-coenzyme A carboxylase carboxyl transferase subunit beta, chloroplastic-like, with product MIFRRMTIHLLYFHANMEQENSMKRWWFNSMLFKKEFEHRCRLSKSMGSLGPIENASESKDPNRNDTDKNIQGWGGHNNYSNVDLFFGVKDIRNFFYDDTFLVKDSNGHSYSIYSDIENHIFEIANDHPFCSELESSFYRNSSDLNNGSKSKNPDHDRYMDDTQYTWNNHINSCIDSYLQYQICIDNYIVSGNDNSSNNNSSNENSSNDYISSSISSQSENSSQNEDITTSDQTIPESSTHMGVTQQYRHLWVQCENCYGLNYKKFFKSKMHLCEQCGYHLKMSSSDRIELLIDPGTWEPMDEDMVSLDPIEFHSEEEPYKNRIDSYQRNTGLTEAVQTGRGQLNGITVAIGVMDFQFMGGSMGSVVGEKITRLIEYATKEFLPLIIVCASGGAHMQEGSVSLMQMAKISSALYDYQSNKKLFYVPILTSPTTGGVTASFGMLGDIIIAEPNAYIAFAGKRVIEQTSFTHLGR from the coding sequence ATGATTTTTCGTCGAATGACTATTCATCTATTGTATTTTCATGCAAATATGGAGCAAGAAAACTCTATGAAAAGATGGTGGTTCAATTCGATGTTATTTAAGAAGGAGTTCGAACACAGATGTAGGCTAAGTAAATCAATGGGCAGTCTTGGTCCTATTGAAAATGCCAGTGAAAGTAAAGATCCGAATAGAAATGATACGGATAAAAACATTCAGGGTTGGGGTGGTCATAACAATTACAGTAATGTTGATCTTTTTTTTGGCGTCAAGGACATTCGGAATTTTTTCTATGATGATACTTTTTTAGTGAAAGATAGTAATGGGCACAGTTATTCTATATATTCTGATAttgaaaatcatatttttgaGATTGCCAATGATCATCCTTTTTGTAGTGAACTAGAAAGTTCTTTTTATCGGAATTCTAGTGATCTGAATAATGGATCTAAGAGTAAGAATCCCGACCACGATCGTTACATGGATGATACTCAGTATACTTGGAATAATCACATTAATAGTTGCATTGACAGTTATCTTCAGTACCAAATCTGTATTGATAATTACATTGTAAGTGGTAATGACAATTCCAGTAACAATAATTCCAGTAACGAGAATTCCAGTAACGATTACATTTCTAGTTCCATTTCTAGTCAAAGTGAAAATAGTAGTCAAAACGAGGATATCACAACGAGTGATCAAACTATACCAGAAAGTTCTACTCATATGGGTGTAACTCAACAATATCGGCATTTGTGGGTTCAATGCGAAAATTGTTATGGATTAAATTATAAGAAATTTTTTAAATCAAAGATGCATCTTTGTGAACAATGTGGATATCATTTGAAAATGAGTAGTTCAGATAGAATCGAACTTTTGATCGATCCGGGCACTTGGGAGCCTATGGATGAAGACATGGTCTCTCTGGATCCCATTGAATTTCATTCGGAGGAGGAGCCTTATAAAAATCGTATCGATTCTTATCAAAGAAATACAGGATTAACCGAGGCTGTTCAAACAGGCAGAGGGCAACTAAACGGTATTACCGTAgcaattggggttatggattttCAGTTTATGGGAGGTAGTATGGGATCCGTAGTCGGGGAGAAAATTACCCGTTTGATTGAATACGCTACTAAAGAATTTCTACCTCTTATTATAGTGTGTGCTTCCGGAGGGGCACACatgcaagaaggaagtgtgaGCTTGATGCAAATGGCTAAAATATCTTCTGCTTTATATGATTATCAATCAAATAAAAAGTTATTCTATGTACCAATTCTTACATCTCCTACTACCGGTGGGGTGACAGCTAGTTTTGGTATGTTGGGGGATATCATTATTGCCGAACCCAATGCCTACATTGCCTTTGCGGGTAAAAGAGTAATTGAACAAACATCATTCACACATTTAGGAAGATGA
- the LOC128129013 gene encoding photosystem I P700 chlorophyll a apoprotein A1-like, whose amino-acid sequence MIIRSPEPEVKILVDRDHIKTSFKEWARPGHFSRTIAKGPETTTWIWNLHADAHDFDSHTSDLEEISRKVFSAHFGQLSIIFLWLSGMYFHGARFSNYEAWLSDPTHIRPSAQVVWPIVGQEILNGDVGGGFRGIQITSGFFQIWRASRITSELQLYCTTIGGLVFAALMLFAGWFHYHKAAPKLAWFQDVESMLNYHLAGLLGLGSLSWAGHQVHVSLPINQFLNAGVDPKEIPLPHEFILNWDLLAQLYPSFAEGATPFFTLNWSKYADFLTFRGGLDPVTGGLWLTDTAHHHLAIAILFLIAGHMYRTNWGIGHGLKDILEAHKGPFTGQGHKGLYEILTTSWHAQLSLNLAMLGSLTIVVAHHMYAMPPYPYLATDYGTQLSLFTHHMWIGGFLIVGVAAHAAIFMVRDYDPTTRYNDLLDRVLRHRDAIISHLNWACIFLGFHSFGLYIHNDTMSALGRPQDMFSDTAIQLQPVFAQWIQNTHALAPGATAPGATASTLRTPWFVATCSNPLSYRPHSVSTGSVPGSTLKKKEPLLSPAISG is encoded by the coding sequence ATGATTATTCGTTCGCCGGAACCAGAAGTAAAAATTTTGGTAGATAGGGATCACATAAAAACTTCATTCAAGGAATGGGCTAGACCGGGTCATTTCTCAAGAACAATAGCTAAAGGCCCTGAAACTACCACTTGGATCTGGAACCTACATGCTGATGCTCACGATTTCGATAGCCATACCAGTGATTTGGAGGAGATCTCTCGAAAAGTATTTAGTGCGCATTTCGGTCAACTCTCCAtcatcttcctttggctgagtggCATGTATTTCCACGGTGCTCGTTTTTCCAATTATGAAGCATGGCTAAGCGATCCGACTCACATTAGGCCTAGTGCCCAAGTGGTTTGGCCGATAGTGGGCCAAGAAATATTGAATGGTGATGTGGGCGGGGGCTTCCGAGGAATACAAATAACCTCGGGTTTTTTTCAGATTTGGCGAGCATCTAGAATAACTAGCGAATTACAACTCTACTGTACCACAATTGGTGGATTGGTCTTTGCGGCGTTAATGCTTTTTGCTGGTTGGTTTCATTATCATAAAGCTGCTCCAAAACTGGCTTGGTTTCAAGATGTAGAATCTATGTTGAATTACCATTTAGCGGGGCTACTAGGACTTGGGTCTCTCTCTTGGGCGGGGCATCAAGTACATGTATCTTTACCGATTAACCAATTTCTAAACGCTGGAGTAGATCCGAAAGAAATACCACTTCCTCATGAATTTATCTTGAATTGGGATCTTTTGGCTCAACTTTATCCCAGTTTTGCCGAGGGAGCAACCCCATTTTTCACCTTGAATTGGTCAAAATATGCGGACTTTCTTACTTTTCGTGGAGGATTAGACCCAGTAACTGGAGGTCTATGGCTAACTGATACGGCACACCATCATTTAGCTATTGCAATTCTTTTTCTGATAGCGGGTCACATGTATAGGACCAACTGGGGCATTGGTCATGGTCTAAAAGATATTTTAGAAGCTCATAAAGGTCCATTTACGGGCCAGGGCCATAAAGGCCTATATGAGATCCTAACAACGTCATGGCATGCTCAATTATCTCTTAACCTAGCTATGTTAGGCTCTTTAACCATTGTTGTAGCTCACCATATGTATGCCATGCCCCCTTATCCATATCTAGCTACTGACTATGGTACACAACTGTCATTGTTCACACATCATATGTGGATTGGTGGATTTCTCATAGTTGGTGTTGCTGCGCATGCAGCCATTTTTATGGTAAGAGACTATGATCCAACTACTCGATACAACGATCTATTAGATCGTGTTCTTAGGCATCGCGATGCAATCATATCACATCTCAACTGGGCATGTATATTTCTAGGCTTTCACAGTTTTGGTTTGTATATTCATAATGATACCATGAGTGCTTTAGGGCGTCCTCAAGATATGTTTTCAGATACCGCTATCCAATTACAACCCGTCTTTGCTCAATGGATACAAAACACCCACGCTTTAGCACCTGGTGCAACGGCTCCTGGTGCAACAGCAAGTACCTTGAGGACACCGTGGTTCGTAGCCACGTGCTCTAATCCTCTGAGCTATAGGCCCCACTCCGTCTCCACTGGATCTGTTCCCGGGAGTACCCTCAAAAAAAAGGAACCTTTGCTCTCCCCAGCCATTTCGGGTTAA